The following proteins are co-located in the Vigna unguiculata cultivar IT97K-499-35 chromosome 9, ASM411807v1, whole genome shotgun sequence genome:
- the LOC114163307 gene encoding glyceraldehyde-3-phosphate dehydrogenase B, chloroplastic isoform X1, translated as MASHAALASTRIPTNTRLPSKPSHSFPSQCTSKRLEVTEFSGLRSSSCVTYANNARESSFFDTVAAQLTPKQTNGSTPVRGETVAKLKVAINGFGRIGRNFLRCWHGRKDSPLDVIVVNDSGGVKNASHLLKYDSMLGTFKADVKILDNETITVDGKPIKVVSSRDPLKLPWAELGIDIVIEGTGVFVDGPGAGKHIQAGAKKVIITAPAKGADIPTYVVGVNEGDYTHEISNIISNASCTTNCLAPFVKILDEEFGIVKGTMTTTHSYTGDQRLLDASHRDLRRARAAALNIVPTSTGAAKAVSLVLPKLKGKLNGIALRVPTPNVSVVDLVVNVEKKGLTAEDVNGAFRKAAEGPLKGVLDVCDVPLVSIDFRCSDVSSTIDSSLTMVMGDDMVKVVAWYDNEWGYSQRVVDLADLVASKWPGTAKAGSGDPLEEFCETNPADEECKVYE; from the exons ATGGCCTCTCATGCTGCTCTAGCTTCCACAAGGATCCCCACAAACACCAGGCTCCCATCCAAGCCTTCTCACTCTTTCCCATCCCAATGCACCTCAAAG AGACTTGAGGTCACAGAATTCTCTGGGCTGAGATCCTCTTCATGTGTCACCTACGCTAACAATGCTAGGGAATCTTCCTTTTTTGATACCGTCGCTGCCCAACTCACTCCCAAG CAGACCAATGGATCAACTCCTGTGAGGGGAGAAACAGTGGCCAAGTTGAAGGTGGCAATCAATGGTTTTGGACGAATTGGTAGAAACTTTCTTCGTTGCTGGCACGGCCGAAAAGACTCGCCCCTTGATGTTATTGTTGTCAACGACAGTGGTGGTGTCAAGAAT GCTTCACACCTGTTGAAATATGATTCTATGCTGGGAACCTTTAAAGCAGATGTGAAGATACTAGACAATGAAACCATCACTGTTGATGGCAAGCCCATCAAGGTTGTTTCAAGCAGGGATCCTCTGAAGCTTCCTTGGGCTGAACTAGGAATTGACATTGTCATTGAG GGAACTGGAGTGTTTGTGGATGGCCCTGGTGCTGGCAAACACATCCAAGCAGGTGCTAAGAAAGTTATCATCACTGCTCCTGCAAAGGGTGCTGACATTCCAACTTATGTTGTTGGAGTAAATGAAGGGGACTACACTCATGAGATCTCTAACATTATAAG CAATGCTTCTTGCACCACAAACTGTCTTGCTCCATTTGTGAAGATCTTGGATGAAGAGTTTG GAATTGTGAAGGGAACCATGACAACCACTCATTCCTACACAGGAGACCAG AGGCTTTTGGATGCTTCACACCGTGACTTGAGAAGAGCGAGGGCTGCAGCACTGAACATTGTCCCAACCAGCACTGGAGCTGCGAAGGCTGTGTCTCTGGTGCTGCCAAAGCTGAAGGGGAAGCTGAATGGAATTGCACTCCGTGTGCCTACACCCAATGTTTCAGTTGTTGACCTTGTCGTGAATGTTGAGAAGAAGGGTCTCACTGCTGAAGATGTGAATGGAGCATTCAGAAAGGCTGCAGAGGGGCCACTGAAAGGTGTTTTGGATGTGTGTGATGTTCCACTGGTCTCCATTGACTTCCGCTGCTCTGATGTTTCTTCCACCATTGACTCCTCCTTGACCATGGTCATGGGAGATGACATGGTTAAGGTGGTTGCTTGGTATGACAATGAATGGGGTTACAG CCAAAGAGTGGTGGATTTGGCAGATCTAGTAGCAAGCAAGTGGCCAGGAACAGCAAAAGCAGGGAGTGGAGACCCATTGGAGGAATTCTGCGAGACAAACCCTGCTGATGAGGAATGCAAAGTTTATGAATAG
- the LOC114163307 gene encoding glyceraldehyde-3-phosphate dehydrogenase B, chloroplastic isoform X2: MASHAALASTRIPTNTRLPSKPSHSFPSQCTSKRLEVTEFSGLRSSSCVTYANNARESSFFDTVAAQLTPKTNGSTPVRGETVAKLKVAINGFGRIGRNFLRCWHGRKDSPLDVIVVNDSGGVKNASHLLKYDSMLGTFKADVKILDNETITVDGKPIKVVSSRDPLKLPWAELGIDIVIEGTGVFVDGPGAGKHIQAGAKKVIITAPAKGADIPTYVVGVNEGDYTHEISNIISNASCTTNCLAPFVKILDEEFGIVKGTMTTTHSYTGDQRLLDASHRDLRRARAAALNIVPTSTGAAKAVSLVLPKLKGKLNGIALRVPTPNVSVVDLVVNVEKKGLTAEDVNGAFRKAAEGPLKGVLDVCDVPLVSIDFRCSDVSSTIDSSLTMVMGDDMVKVVAWYDNEWGYSQRVVDLADLVASKWPGTAKAGSGDPLEEFCETNPADEECKVYE, encoded by the exons ATGGCCTCTCATGCTGCTCTAGCTTCCACAAGGATCCCCACAAACACCAGGCTCCCATCCAAGCCTTCTCACTCTTTCCCATCCCAATGCACCTCAAAG AGACTTGAGGTCACAGAATTCTCTGGGCTGAGATCCTCTTCATGTGTCACCTACGCTAACAATGCTAGGGAATCTTCCTTTTTTGATACCGTCGCTGCCCAACTCACTCCCAAG ACCAATGGATCAACTCCTGTGAGGGGAGAAACAGTGGCCAAGTTGAAGGTGGCAATCAATGGTTTTGGACGAATTGGTAGAAACTTTCTTCGTTGCTGGCACGGCCGAAAAGACTCGCCCCTTGATGTTATTGTTGTCAACGACAGTGGTGGTGTCAAGAAT GCTTCACACCTGTTGAAATATGATTCTATGCTGGGAACCTTTAAAGCAGATGTGAAGATACTAGACAATGAAACCATCACTGTTGATGGCAAGCCCATCAAGGTTGTTTCAAGCAGGGATCCTCTGAAGCTTCCTTGGGCTGAACTAGGAATTGACATTGTCATTGAG GGAACTGGAGTGTTTGTGGATGGCCCTGGTGCTGGCAAACACATCCAAGCAGGTGCTAAGAAAGTTATCATCACTGCTCCTGCAAAGGGTGCTGACATTCCAACTTATGTTGTTGGAGTAAATGAAGGGGACTACACTCATGAGATCTCTAACATTATAAG CAATGCTTCTTGCACCACAAACTGTCTTGCTCCATTTGTGAAGATCTTGGATGAAGAGTTTG GAATTGTGAAGGGAACCATGACAACCACTCATTCCTACACAGGAGACCAG AGGCTTTTGGATGCTTCACACCGTGACTTGAGAAGAGCGAGGGCTGCAGCACTGAACATTGTCCCAACCAGCACTGGAGCTGCGAAGGCTGTGTCTCTGGTGCTGCCAAAGCTGAAGGGGAAGCTGAATGGAATTGCACTCCGTGTGCCTACACCCAATGTTTCAGTTGTTGACCTTGTCGTGAATGTTGAGAAGAAGGGTCTCACTGCTGAAGATGTGAATGGAGCATTCAGAAAGGCTGCAGAGGGGCCACTGAAAGGTGTTTTGGATGTGTGTGATGTTCCACTGGTCTCCATTGACTTCCGCTGCTCTGATGTTTCTTCCACCATTGACTCCTCCTTGACCATGGTCATGGGAGATGACATGGTTAAGGTGGTTGCTTGGTATGACAATGAATGGGGTTACAG CCAAAGAGTGGTGGATTTGGCAGATCTAGTAGCAAGCAAGTGGCCAGGAACAGCAAAAGCAGGGAGTGGAGACCCATTGGAGGAATTCTGCGAGACAAACCCTGCTGATGAGGAATGCAAAGTTTATGAATAG
- the LOC114196252 gene encoding uncharacterized protein LOC114196252 has protein sequence MAAAVPTSFVLTKSASSINKVDHSLVKIKPYNSCLNLNRQGRMQTSLARRPPTIQATYSDGGRPSSAGIFVGGFVLGGLIVGTLGCVYAPQISKAIAGADRKELMRKLPKFIYDEEKALEKTRKVLAEKIEQLNAAIDDVSAQLRSEEATNGVAINSDEIEAAT, from the exons ATGGCTGCTGCTGTTCCCACCTCCTTCGTTCTAACCAAATCTG CATCGTCCATAAACAAGGTGGACCACTCTCTGGTCAAGATTAAACCATACAACTCATGTCTGAATCTAAATCGTCAAGGGAGAATGCAAACGTCTTTAGCAAGAAGGCCCCCAACAATCCAAGCTACATATAG TGATGGTGGAAGGCCCAGCAGTGCTGGTATATTTGTTGGTGGGTTTGTCTTGGGAGGATTAATAGTTGGCACTCTTGGTTGCGTATATGCACCTCAG ATCAGCAAGGCCATAGCTGGAGCTGACAGGAAGGAGTTGATGAGAAAATTGCCAAagtttatatatgatgaggaaAAGGCTTTAGAG AAAACCAGGAAAGTTCTGGCTGAGAAGATTGAACAACTGAATGCTGCCATAGATGATGTTTCTGCACAGCTACGTTCAGAGGAGGCCACAAATGGAGTAGCTATTAATTCTGATGAAATTGAAGCTGCCACATGA